The following are encoded together in the Desulfococcus multivorans genome:
- a CDS encoding TrkH family potassium uptake protein encodes MEVTILREREYLRHRYAGILSAVGTVLMLTGLMTATPLLMIAARPEEAVHAWAFGMPAGLLVLLGAGLCWCFRSASDTTLTVQEGGVIVLMSWVTVILFSAWPFMSVMDLPFSLAVFESVSGWTTTGLSVVDLTEAGPMILFWRSLMQFAGGAGLAVIMMSAIVGPTGVGISSAEGRSDQLVPQVRRSARLVLIIYSGYAVIGTLAYWIAGMSPFDAVNHAFAAVSTGGFSTRPESIGHWNSTAIEAVSLPLMLLGNLSFVTAWFLWRGKWRFVTRNGEVRMLAVLLPLSTGALFFLTCRTIYPHLEKSIRVAMFEAVSAMTTTGFSTVGYGNWNAFGTALLIVLMLIGGGTCSTAGGIKQFRIYLMWRLFFWEIHRHLLPRTAILELPVWEGTQRVFVDDAGIRHMGVLIFAYLATYVLGVMILCACGYGLGDSAFEFASAIGTVGLSVGVTAPHMPDAALWAETLAMFLGRLEFMVVIVSLLKLGRDGRRYWGGSSRKVDQDAGSKAHRRHDAPAKP; translated from the coding sequence GTGGAGGTGACGATCTTGAGGGAGAGGGAATATCTCAGACACCGGTACGCCGGGATTCTGTCAGCAGTCGGCACCGTTTTGATGCTGACCGGGCTGATGACGGCGACCCCGCTACTGATGATCGCAGCCCGACCGGAGGAAGCCGTCCACGCGTGGGCATTCGGCATGCCGGCTGGGCTGCTTGTTTTGCTGGGCGCCGGATTATGCTGGTGCTTCCGATCCGCGTCAGACACCACCCTCACGGTTCAGGAAGGCGGCGTTATCGTCCTCATGAGTTGGGTGACCGTCATTCTCTTTTCCGCCTGGCCCTTCATGTCGGTGATGGACCTTCCGTTTTCCCTGGCGGTGTTCGAGTCGGTGAGCGGATGGACCACCACCGGGCTCTCCGTGGTGGATTTGACCGAGGCAGGCCCCATGATCCTGTTCTGGCGAAGTCTCATGCAGTTTGCCGGCGGTGCCGGACTCGCCGTCATCATGATGTCGGCCATCGTCGGCCCTACGGGCGTCGGAATTTCCAGCGCGGAAGGTCGAAGCGATCAGCTCGTCCCCCAGGTTCGCCGATCGGCGCGTTTAGTGCTGATCATCTATTCCGGCTACGCCGTCATCGGTACACTGGCCTATTGGATCGCAGGAATGTCGCCTTTCGACGCGGTCAACCATGCCTTTGCCGCCGTATCCACGGGAGGCTTTTCCACCCGGCCCGAAAGCATCGGCCACTGGAATTCAACGGCGATCGAGGCGGTGAGCCTGCCCCTCATGCTGCTCGGCAACCTGAGTTTCGTCACGGCCTGGTTTCTGTGGCGCGGCAAATGGCGATTCGTCACCCGGAACGGTGAGGTCCGGATGCTGGCGGTGCTGCTTCCGCTGTCGACAGGTGCGCTTTTTTTTCTGACATGCCGGACCATCTATCCCCACCTCGAAAAATCGATACGTGTTGCGATGTTCGAGGCGGTATCAGCAATGACCACCACCGGCTTTTCCACCGTGGGCTACGGGAATTGGAATGCCTTCGGAACGGCGCTGCTGATCGTGCTGATGCTGATCGGCGGCGGAACGTGTTCAACGGCCGGCGGGATCAAACAGTTTCGGATCTACCTCATGTGGCGTCTTTTTTTCTGGGAAATCCACAGACATCTCCTGCCGCGGACCGCAATCCTGGAGTTGCCCGTATGGGAGGGCACCCAGCGGGTCTTCGTGGACGATGCCGGAATCCGACATATGGGGGTGTTGATTTTCGCGTATCTGGCAACATACGTCCTGGGAGTCATGATCCTCTGCGCATGCGGTTACGGCCTGGGCGATTCTGCGTTCGAATTTGCCTCCGCCATCGGAACGGTCGGACTCTCGGTGGGGGTGACCGCCCCCCACATGCCCGATGCCGCGCTTTGGGCGGAAACCCTCGCCATGTTTCTCGGACGGCTCGAATTCATGGTGGTAATCGTCAGTCTCCTCAAGCTCGGCAGAGACGGCCGGCGGTATTGGGGGGGATCATCAAGGAAAGTTGATCAAGATGCAGGATCTAAAGCACATAGACGACACGATGCCCCCGCGAAGCCTTAA
- a CDS encoding potassium channel family protein: MKAIIVGGGKTLYFICRNLTSKGYQVIIINRDKEECIQLARQLPATVIWGDGSDVGILGEAGAMGADAVLAVTPNDQDNLVICQLAALKFGVPRAVALANDPDNTEVFETLGVSAFSTTHIVGSLIEQRASLEQITNLLPVGEGRVNVTEILLDETSPAAGKRLKEITLPENALVAVVIRDKQPIVPRGDNDLRTGDRLVLITLPENHGPVLKAFTGERR, translated from the coding sequence ATGAAGGCCATCATTGTCGGCGGCGGCAAAACGCTCTATTTTATTTGTCGAAATCTCACATCAAAAGGATACCAAGTCATCATCATCAACCGTGACAAGGAGGAATGCATCCAACTGGCCCGGCAACTCCCTGCCACGGTGATCTGGGGTGACGGAAGTGATGTCGGTATTCTCGGGGAAGCCGGCGCCATGGGCGCGGACGCGGTGCTCGCCGTCACGCCCAACGACCAGGACAATCTGGTGATCTGTCAGCTGGCCGCCCTCAAATTCGGCGTCCCGAGAGCGGTAGCCCTGGCCAACGACCCCGACAATACCGAGGTTTTCGAAACACTGGGTGTTTCAGCTTTTTCGACGACCCACATCGTCGGCAGCCTCATCGAACAGCGTGCATCCCTGGAACAGATCACCAACCTGCTGCCGGTGGGCGAGGGCCGGGTAAACGTGACCGAGATTCTGCTCGATGAAACGTCTCCGGCGGCCGGGAAGCGTCTGAAGGAGATAACGCTTCCCGAAAACGCCCTGGTCGCCGTCGTCATCCGCGACAAACAGCCGATCGTCCCCCGAGGCGACAATGATCTGCGGACCGGCGACCGTCTGGTGTTGATCACCTTGCCCGAAAATCATGGTCCGGTCCTCAAGGCCTTTACCGGTGAACGAAGATAG
- a CDS encoding potassium channel family protein, translating to MTHNRYVVILGCGRLGSYLANRLSRDGNSVVVIDKDEATFRNLSPDFSGFRVIGDAGHMAVLKEAKLKKADVLIATTREDNVNLMVAQVGRKIFGVPQVLARVFDPKREEVYAQLEIDTICPTSVAADIFLRAIANDAAKMRGKSS from the coding sequence ATGACGCATAACCGCTATGTCGTGATCCTCGGATGCGGTCGATTGGGCTCCTATCTCGCCAACCGACTCAGTCGCGACGGCAATTCAGTCGTGGTGATTGACAAGGATGAGGCGACCTTCAGAAACCTGTCCCCCGATTTCAGCGGCTTTCGTGTGATTGGCGATGCCGGCCATATGGCGGTGCTCAAGGAAGCCAAGCTGAAAAAAGCGGACGTTCTCATTGCCACGACCCGTGAAGACAACGTCAACCTGATGGTCGCCCAGGTGGGGCGGAAGATCTTCGGCGTTCCTCAAGTGCTGGCCCGGGTGTTCGATCCCAAGAGGGAAGAGGTATACGCCCAGTTGGAAATCGATACCATATGTCCGACGTCTGTTGCCGCGGACATATTTCTCCGGGCCATTGCCAATGACGCCGCAAAAATGAGAGGTAAGTCATCATGA
- a CDS encoding sigma-54-dependent transcriptional regulator encodes MEKKPILVVDDEKNIRLTLSQSLESLSIPVRTAINGEEALKKLQHETFGLVFLDLKMPGMDGMALLRRIEAHWPKTRVIIITAHGTIETAVEAMKLGAVDFIQKPFSPVEIREVATQVLARESLDEKRAMNYPALIELTKRHITDRRFSLARETARKAIAADPAQPEAYNLLGALFEVSNDRLNALKFYRAALDIDPTFKPADANLDRATSWAKLGKIDLGSEETDAAVSNGDAKENRDDA; translated from the coding sequence ATGGAGAAAAAACCGATTCTGGTGGTTGATGATGAAAAGAACATCCGTCTGACCCTGTCCCAATCCTTAGAGTCATTGAGCATTCCGGTCCGGACGGCCATCAACGGAGAAGAAGCGCTGAAAAAGCTTCAGCATGAGACTTTTGGACTCGTGTTCCTGGATCTGAAAATGCCGGGAATGGATGGGATGGCCCTTCTGCGACGCATTGAGGCGCACTGGCCCAAAACCCGCGTGATCATCATCACCGCCCACGGAACGATCGAGACCGCCGTGGAAGCCATGAAGCTCGGCGCAGTGGATTTCATTCAAAAGCCGTTCAGCCCGGTTGAGATTCGTGAGGTGGCGACGCAAGTGCTGGCGCGCGAGAGCCTGGATGAAAAACGTGCCATGAATTATCCGGCTCTGATCGAACTGACAAAGCGCCACATCACGGATCGCCGTTTTTCCCTGGCCCGGGAGACCGCGCGCAAGGCCATCGCCGCAGACCCGGCCCAGCCCGAGGCCTACAACCTTCTCGGCGCACTGTTTGAAGTCAGTAATGACCGCCTGAATGCGTTGAAATTCTATCGGGCGGCCCTGGATATCGATCCGACCTTCAAACCGGCCGATGCGAACCTGGATCGGGCCACCTCATGGGCCAAACTCGGCAAGATCGATCTCGGATCGGAAGAAACGGATGCCGCAGTGTCCAACGGCGACGCCAAGGAGAACCGCGATGACGCATAA
- a CDS encoding sensor histidine kinase, which translates to MTLKKKIYIGYGVVFALMGFVIAWAVSNLVSLGKATDAILSENYRSILAAENMVDAIERQDSGILLVFLGDMENGIVQFRENEAIFLEWMARAKDNITIPGESKLIQAIESDYAIYRRAFSLLTDMGGTAERTLQTGDYQKTIYPLFTKVREGCIGLRRLNEETMYAAGAEAGRVARRAIWSTVLVAATALILVLMFSMFLAERIVRPIRHFMEASRRISAGDYAVQVSVETRDELGELAGEFNRMARQLDHYHQMNIDEIISEKNKGEAILSSIEDGLVTFDTRLKVTAINPAARRMLDLGFAERAELCCRDILSDPNVCDLIQKTVAADIPPEVPDERRIITVTRDDNALHYLFSVTAIRGPEHHLSGVVLLLRDVTRLKEVERLKDEFVMAASHELRTPLTSLGMSVDLLLEHAADGLAEKDRELLQAAHEEVYRMKALVNDLLDLSRIEAGRIEMEFENVSISTLFDHVQAVFKSQAEIKAISLTSAVTGDPPRVRADANKITWVLTNLVSNALRYVGKGGHIELMACRIGPHIHLSVRDNGPGIPPEYQSRIFQKFVQIKGREGTGSGLGLAICKEIVRAHGGAIWVESSPGENCTFTFTLPAAQ; encoded by the coding sequence ATGACACTCAAAAAGAAAATTTATATCGGATATGGCGTCGTTTTTGCCCTCATGGGTTTTGTGATCGCCTGGGCCGTTTCAAACCTGGTATCCCTGGGCAAGGCGACCGACGCGATCCTGAGCGAAAATTACAGGAGCATTCTCGCCGCCGAAAACATGGTGGATGCCATAGAGCGACAGGACAGCGGCATATTGCTCGTATTCCTGGGTGATATGGAAAACGGAATCGTTCAGTTCCGCGAAAACGAGGCGATTTTCCTCGAATGGATGGCCCGTGCCAAAGACAACATCACGATTCCCGGCGAGTCAAAGCTCATCCAGGCCATAGAGTCTGATTACGCGATCTACCGACGGGCGTTTTCCCTGTTGACCGACATGGGCGGCACAGCCGAGCGGACTTTGCAGACCGGCGATTACCAGAAAACGATCTATCCCCTGTTCACCAAGGTCCGGGAGGGTTGCATCGGGCTTCGCCGGCTCAATGAGGAGACCATGTATGCCGCCGGCGCGGAGGCGGGGCGGGTGGCCCGGCGCGCCATCTGGTCGACGGTCCTGGTGGCGGCGACGGCCTTGATCCTGGTCTTGATGTTCAGCATGTTTCTTGCCGAGCGCATCGTGAGACCGATTCGGCATTTCATGGAAGCCTCCCGGCGGATTTCAGCGGGAGACTATGCCGTCCAGGTATCTGTGGAGACCCGTGACGAGTTGGGAGAACTGGCCGGAGAGTTCAATCGAATGGCCCGTCAGCTCGACCATTACCATCAAATGAATATCGACGAGATCATTTCGGAAAAAAACAAGGGCGAAGCCATCCTCTCCAGCATCGAAGACGGTCTGGTCACCTTCGACACCCGGCTCAAGGTCACCGCCATCAATCCCGCCGCACGTCGGATGCTGGATTTAGGGTTTGCCGAGCGAGCCGAATTATGTTGCAGGGACATTCTGTCGGATCCGAATGTGTGTGATCTGATACAGAAAACGGTGGCGGCCGACATCCCCCCCGAGGTTCCCGACGAACGGCGGATCATCACGGTCACAAGAGATGACAACGCCCTGCACTACCTGTTTTCCGTCACGGCCATCCGCGGACCGGAACACCATCTGTCCGGGGTTGTGCTCCTGCTGAGGGATGTGACCCGTCTCAAGGAGGTGGAACGACTCAAGGACGAATTCGTTATGGCCGCCTCCCACGAACTGCGGACCCCCCTCACCAGCCTGGGCATGAGCGTGGATCTGCTCCTGGAACATGCCGCGGATGGACTTGCCGAAAAGGACCGCGAACTCCTCCAGGCGGCCCACGAGGAAGTTTACCGCATGAAGGCACTGGTCAACGACCTGCTCGACTTGTCCAGAATCGAAGCCGGCAGAATCGAAATGGAATTTGAAAACGTTTCCATTTCAACCCTTTTTGACCACGTGCAGGCGGTGTTTAAAAGCCAGGCGGAGATCAAGGCGATCTCCCTCACATCGGCGGTCACCGGAGATCCGCCCCGCGTCCGCGCCGATGCCAACAAAATTACCTGGGTGCTGACCAATCTGGTTTCCAATGCACTGCGGTATGTGGGCAAGGGGGGGCATATCGAACTCATGGCCTGCAGAATCGGTCCACACATCCACTTGAGTGTACGTGACAACGGACCGGGAATCCCCCCTGAGTATCAATCCAGAATTTTTCAAAAATTTGTTCAGATAAAAGGGCGGGAGGGGACCGGATCCGGCCTGGGACTCGCCATCTGCAAGGAAATCGTTCGGGCTCACGGCGGCGCGATATGGGTGGAATCGTCTCCAGGCGAGAATTGCACCTTCACTTTCACGCTCCCGGCAGCCCAGTAG